From Chryseobacterium camelliae:
GAAATCGGGCAGAAGCATGGCCTTCAAATGATCGATGCCCTGGATGATGATGGAAATCTGAATGATTACGGCTTACATTACGCCGGAAAAAACAGATTCGATGTAAGAAAACAGATTGCAAAGGAACTGGAAGAAAAGGACCTTCTGTTGAAGTCAGAAGATTATGTGAATAAAGTAGGGACTTCGGAAAGAACTGGCGCAGTGATTGAGCCTAAGGTATCCGTTCAGTGGTTCCTTAAAATGGCTGAAATTGCCAAACCTGCCCTGGATGTGGTGATGGACGATGAAGTAAAGCTTTATCCTGAAAAGTTTAAAAATACCTATAAACACTGGATGGAGAACATCCGCGACTGGAATATTTCCCGCCAGCTTTGGTGGGGACAGCAGATTCCTGCGTATTACTATGGTGACGGAGAACATGATTTCGTAGTTGCTGAAACTAAAGAGGAAGCTTTAATCCTGGCAAGAGAAAAGACAGGCAACCATAATCTTTCAGAAGATCAGCTGACACAGGATCAGGACGCTCTGGATACCTGGTTCTCATCATGGTTGTGGCCAATGTCTGTATTTGATGGTTTGCTTGATCCTGAAAATAAAGACATCAACTATTATTACCCGACTTCTGATCTGGTTACCGGACCGGACATCATTTTCTTCTGGGTAGCTAGGATGATCATGGCCGGACTGGAATACAGGAAGGAAGTTCCGTTTAAAAATGTGTATTTCACAGGAATCGTAAGGAGATAAGCAGAGAAGAAAGATGTCAAAATCTTTAGGAAATTCACCGGATCCTTTGGAATTGATGGACAAATACGGAGCAGATGGAGTTCGTGTAGGGATTTTACTAAGTTCTGCAGCTGGAAATGACCTTCTTTTTGATGAAGATCTGATGCTTCAGGGAAGAAATTTCATGACGAAGATCTGGAGTGCATTCCGTTTGATCAACATGTGGAATCATGAAGATAAACCAGCCAATATAGCAGAAAACCAGGCTATTGAGTGGTTTGGGAATAAACTGAACAAAACCATTGCTGAAATTGAAGACCAGTTTGAGAAATTCAGGATTTCTGACGCATTACATCTGGTATATAAACTGATTTGGGACGATTTCTGTGCATGGTACCTGGAAGCCATTAAACCGAATTACGGTGAAGGGATTTCAAGGGAAGTATATGATAAGACAATCGAGTTCTTTGAAGAGCTGATGAAGCTGCTGCATCCGTTTATGCCCTTTTTAACTGAAGAATTATGGCAAACCATTTCGGAAAGGAGTATTGATGAAGCCTTGGTTATTGCACAGCAGAAGAAGGCTGGCGCTTATGATGAAGAGATCATTAAAAACTTCGAAACCGCATCAGAATTAATTTCAGGGATAAGAAATTACCGTCAGACCAAAGGTATTTCACCAAGGGAAACTGTAGATGTCTATACAAATGCTTCAGAATTTGCGAACGAATCTGTTATAAAAAAATTAGCAAATGTTTCAGAAATTCATTTCGGAACAAAGACAGATAAGCCAAGCTTTACATTCCTGGTGGGAGCAACGGAAGTATCCATCCCTCTGAGCGAAAACCTGGACCTTGGGGAAGAGAAAAGCAAAACTGAAGAAGAACTGAAATACCTGAAAGGATTCCTGATCTCTGTTGATAAAAAGCTTTCTAATGAGAAGTTTGTTGCGAATGCAAAACCCGAAGTAGTGGAAACGGAACGCAAAAAACAGAAAGATGCACAGGATAAAATCGCTATTCTGGAAGAAAAGCTGAAAAGCCTTCGTAGTTAATATACATAACCGGGCAGCAGTAGTTATAGCTTGCGAAAGCTACTAAAGTATATCGCTGAACGTTTTAGAAAATTAATATAAGCAAAGAAGACAGTAGGGATGTCTTCTTTGCAGTTTTTTTAGCTGGCCTGAAAAATAATACAACTATTTATTACATAAAAAACTTTGATTTTATATGTAATAAATAATTTTTTGAAAAAAGAATAGCATTTAATACTGTTCAGCCTGATATTGGATAAGAATACTATATGAAACACATAGAAAACATAAAAAGATTATTTTCTAGAAACTTTGTTGAAAGCCCTTTGCTGGAGAGCTTTGAAGTAGGAAAAATTTATCTTCCCAGCGGAAAGCTGGTCTCCTGTGATCCTGTGATTACCAGCGATATGAAACCTTTTACCACAATATTTCCAAAAGGGGACTTTTCTGTCCTGCTGCATAAAGAGAAGGAAAGCAACTGTGTGGCATATGCCGAAATTGTTTTCAGTACAGAAGAGGTGAAAGAATGGAAAATGGCCACAACCGAAGGTCAGGATGTGGCAGATCTTTCCGGCGAAGAAGTATTCGGGTACCCTGTAGAAAGCGGCATGGGGTGTTTTATGGATGTTGATACACAGGATGAGCTCAATAAACTTGAACAAAGGCTTTATCGTAGCAAAGGCGTGGATTTTATGGGCATCTATGAAGAATTTTTTCATGAGTACTTCTTTGATGAAAATGGGGCGATAGACCAGTATGCTTTCCTGAAACCTTCTGAAGATCATCCGGGGACTGTTTTTGCATTTGAAACAGGCTACGGGGAAGGTTTTTATGCCAGTTATATTGGGTATGATGAGCAGGGCAGTCCGGCAAAGATTGTCACGGAATTCATTGAGATCAGCTAACTGAAAAACATTCTCGTAACAATAATATTTGTTATACATTTGTGTATAACCATAAACAGTGTAGAGCATAATGAAATTTTCTGCAGATCAGCCCAAAGTTATTGTGGTAGGAAGTTCTTCTATAGATCTTATATTAGAAACTGAAAAGATTCCGTCAGCTAACGAAACAGTGATGGCCCGAAGTTCAGAAAGCTATTTTGGGGGGAAAGGAGCTAACCAGGCCGTAGGAACAGCAAGATTGGGAGCAAGCGTATATTTTGTAGGTTGCGTAGGTATGGATCCCCTCGGGCAGCAGATCATGAGGAATCTTGTAAATGAAAATGTGAATGTAGGCTTTGTACATGAGACAGACCGTGATGCTACGGGTACAGCCTATGTAACTGTGGCGGACGGTGATGCGGTTATTGTAGTTGTCCCTGCTGCCAATCACTGCCTCAGTAATGCTCATGTGGAAGCGGCGGACAAATATTTTCAGACTTCAGACCTTGTACTTGTGCAGCTGGAGGTGTCGCTTTCAGTCATTGAATACACGATCAGAAAAGCTAAAAAATATGGGAATATGGTGGGCATGTATGCTTCGCCGGCAGTTCCTCTGAACAAAGAAATTCTGGATCAGATTGATTTTATCGTGGCAAAAAGCAGTGAACTGCATATTATTTTTGGAGAAGAGCAGAGAGAAGATATCCTCAAAAAATACTTCAATAAAGTATTTGTACGGGATGATACGAATTCTACAGTATATTTTGACGGGACAGAAATGAAATACTTCCGTCACGACGGCAATAAAGCCATTTATAAAATGGGGATGGGCGATGCTTTTACGTCGGGCTTTGCCATCGCGCTCTGTCACGGAAATCCTATTGAAGAATGCGTTAAATTCGGAAATGAAGTATCGGCAAGGGTTTCATGTAAAAAAGGATCCCAGAACGGATTGCCGAGGTTGTCAGATTTCAGGTGATCCATTATTTGCTGCATACAGAAAAAAGGCCTTGATGCAAAAAAAGAAATAGAAAATGTTCACTTTTACAGTGGACTTTTTTATTTGAACTATGGAAAAGCTGATTCTCAACACTAAAGGTGAAAATTCTATTGTCGCACATATTTTCGTGCCGGATCAGAGCAATGGAAGCATATTGCTGATCAATTCCGCTACCGGCGTAAAGCAGCAGGTCTATTTTTCTTTTGCACAGTACATTTCCGATCACGGGTTTACGGTCATTACTTATGACTATTCCGGAATCGGGCTTTCAAAGCCTGAAAATATTAAAAAATGCAGGTCATCCATGAGGACCTGGGGAACAGAAGATTATAAAGCCATCACAGATTATATAAAAATCTATTTTCCCGGATACCGGAAATATTTGCTGGGACATTCTGTTGGAGCTTTGATTATTGGAATGAATGAGGATTCTGCCATGTTTGAAGAATTTGTTTTTGTAGGGGCACAGAATGCGTTTGTCGGGCATTTAAACTGGAGGACAAAAGTAGAAGCGTATCTTGGATTTGGAATCGCACAGCCATTCTTTACTGCTTTGATGGGATATTTTCCGGCACAATGGTTCGGATTGGGAGAAAGTTTGCCGAAAAATTGCGCTTATGACTGGAGAATCTTAATTTTGAACCGGAAATCTACGAGTGCCCTGCTGAAAATGGTACATAATTATTCTGAAAGGCTTACTCAAAAAACATTTGTAATCCGCGCAGAAGATGACCACTGGCTCACGGATGAAGCTGTAAGCAGTTTGTTGCATGATACATACAGTAATCTACGGCCGGTCATCAGACTGATACGGACCTCCGAATCTGAAGCAGGAAAAATAGGGCACATCAATTTTTTCAGGAGCTATAACAGAAAGCTTTGGGCTATTATTTTAAATGAATGGATGCATGGAAAACAATCTGATTGAAAATACAGCAGAATTTGTAAAAGAACAACTTAAAGGGGCGGAAGCCGGGCACGACTGGTTTCATATTGAAAGGGTCTGGAAACTGGCCAGAAAAATTGCTCAGGATGAAAACTGCAACCATGAAGTGGTAGAACTGTCTGCATTATTACATGATATTGCAGACCCTAAGTTTCACAATGGCGATGAAAACCTTGCCTTACAGGTTTCCCGTACATTCCTTGAAAGCCAGGATGCCTCAGAAGACCTCATCCAACAGGTTTTGTTTGTCATTAAGAATATTTCTTTTAAAAACAGGAATGACGTACCGAAAGACCTTCCTTTAGAACTTAAGATTGTTCAGGATGCAGACCGTATTGATGCCATTGGAGCGATCGGGGTAGCCAGGACCTTTAATTTCGGAGGTTTTAAGAACAACCTCATGTATCATCCCGACCTGAAACCGAGACTGGATATGTCTAAGGAGGAGTATAAAAAATCCGATGGTACTACAATCAATCATTTTTATGAAAAACTCCTGCTTCTGAAAGATATGATGAATACTAGGAAAGGAAAAGAGATTGCGGAAGAGCGCCATAACTTCATGCTGAAATTCCTTGACCAGTTTTACAGGGAATGGAATGTAGATTAATCACCTGTTCAAATACTAATTCAGTATCTTTGTCCTATGATGTTGATCATTTTTACACTTTTCCTGGCACTGGTTATTTCTCTGTTTCTGTCGAAACTGAAAAGAGGGAAAGGTGCGGAATGGGCGAAACTGTTTCGTATCGTAACGGTTGTTTTAGCAGTTTCTGTTTTTACCTACTGGTTCATTAAAAAAAGTTCCGTAGGAATTGTACAGAATTCATTGGCGTTGCAGGTCATCAATAAGCTTCCCCAGACACTGGATTTCTATGTCATCAATATTAATGAAGCTGAAAACGCTGCTACCCGTGAAGTAAAACACATCGGAACCATCCGCCCGGAATACTACCGGATAGAATATCTCAGAATGGATAAATCTGATGAATACTGGATCGTAGGGTATTTGGGAAAAAAGAACCTTGTATATTTTTCTCAGCATTCCGTGCCCAATAAAAATATCGACCAGGTGATTGAAATCCATAATTACATTAACCAGAGCATGAAACTTTCAGATACTGCGAAAAAGCAGATTGAAGCCTACAATCATGAGAAAATGTAAAATATGGGATCTGGGTCACCCTTGACCTCTTATTGTTGTTCCTTAACCTTGTTTTGCTGCTGAGAAGGAAGTAAAATCCTCACGTTCGTTAAGGATAGTTAAGGATCAGCATTACTTTTTCTTTCTGCTCTTCCGGGCACAGTCTTACCAGTCTGTCTTTGTTCCTGGTGCTGATCTGTTCTTTTTTTATCCATTCCGTTGTTCCGTCTTCTTTCAGGCATGTGAGCCTGATTATCCCGTCTTCGTAGAACGTGTATTCATAACTGAAATCATTCTCAGAAATGATTATGCTGCAGATTTCATGATCTTCCATGTCATTTGATTTAATGCAATAATTCAAATTAAAAGTGAATTATTTATTCTGCTAAGTTAGTGAAAATAAACGAATAAAAGACCTGATGCAATGGTTGGCCATTGCATCGCTATGTAGGGATCTGACTCGGTTGTATTGACCGGAGTTCAGTACTCAATAAATGATAAGATGTGTCCTTATTCAGAATAGCGTACCCGTACTTTCAGCGGCCATTTGAGGAATATGAATGGAGGTTTTCCATGTATCATTCATCCTTTTAATGAAATGAGCGGATAAAAAATCAAAGCTGCCGATATCCTGATGAACGAAAAAACAAAGGTTGCGAAGTCCCTGCTGCTTCCAGTGAGCCAGATGGGCCAGCCAGGCATCCAGCCTTTTGTAATCATGCTGACTATCCGTAGCAACATACCGGATAAAAGCATTGGGAGTGGTCAGGCGCATATGGAGCATATCTCTTCTTCCCGGCGTATCTACAATGATATTGGTAATATTATGATCCTCGAATAGTTCACATGTCTTATTGAAAACCGCTTCGTCCGAAAACCATTCCGCATTTCTGAGCTCAATAGCTACCGGGATCTCTTCGGGCCAGTCTCTGACAAATTTCTCCAGCCTATTGTAATCTTTAGGCTGGAAGTTATCATGAAGCTGTAAGAAAACCATCCCCAGTTTCTCCTCGAAATGTGCAACGGCAGTAGCAAACTGTGTTACCGCATCCGTAACATCTATGAGCCGTCGGAAGTGTGAGATTGTATTCGTGATTTTTGGAAAGAATTTGAAGTGTTCCGGTGTCTTATCTTTCCATGTGAGGATCTGTTCCGGTGTAGGCATCCCGTAAAAAGTGGCATTAAGCTCAATAGAATTGAACTGAGTGGCATAATAACGAAGTTCATCCTTAGTTCCTTTTGGGTAAAATCCTTTCAGGTCGGTTCGGTTCCATTTGGCACAGCCTATAGAGATGTTTTCAAGACCATTTTCATTCCTGCGCAGCACTATTTCAGTAGCGGGATGGTCGGGAGGTAAAGTAAAATCAATATGGGAAGGATCTGCTACTTTTCCGAATTTCATAATCTGGGTGATTTTAAACCTAAAAATAGCGATTTTTTCGATGACTTGTGGTATGGGACAGTTATTCTTTAAGTTTTTTTTAAGGAAATATTAAAAATTATGTAACGTAATGTTAACTGTGTGTTACCACCAATCCTGTTTACTCCGTCTAATTTTGCCATACAATTTTGAACCTAAAAATAAGTTATGAAGAAAAGAATAA
This genomic window contains:
- a CDS encoding DUF4241 domain-containing protein, with protein sequence MKHIENIKRLFSRNFVESPLLESFEVGKIYLPSGKLVSCDPVITSDMKPFTTIFPKGDFSVLLHKEKESNCVAYAEIVFSTEEVKEWKMATTEGQDVADLSGEEVFGYPVESGMGCFMDVDTQDELNKLEQRLYRSKGVDFMGIYEEFFHEYFFDENGAIDQYAFLKPSEDHPGTVFAFETGYGEGFYASYIGYDEQGSPAKIVTEFIEIS
- a CDS encoding ribokinase, yielding MKFSADQPKVIVVGSSSIDLILETEKIPSANETVMARSSESYFGGKGANQAVGTARLGASVYFVGCVGMDPLGQQIMRNLVNENVNVGFVHETDRDATGTAYVTVADGDAVIVVVPAANHCLSNAHVEAADKYFQTSDLVLVQLEVSLSVIEYTIRKAKKYGNMVGMYASPAVPLNKEILDQIDFIVAKSSELHIIFGEEQREDILKKYFNKVFVRDDTNSTVYFDGTEMKYFRHDGNKAIYKMGMGDAFTSGFAIALCHGNPIEECVKFGNEVSARVSCKKGSQNGLPRLSDFR
- a CDS encoding alpha/beta hydrolase family protein — protein: MEKLILNTKGENSIVAHIFVPDQSNGSILLINSATGVKQQVYFSFAQYISDHGFTVITYDYSGIGLSKPENIKKCRSSMRTWGTEDYKAITDYIKIYFPGYRKYLLGHSVGALIIGMNEDSAMFEEFVFVGAQNAFVGHLNWRTKVEAYLGFGIAQPFFTALMGYFPAQWFGLGESLPKNCAYDWRILILNRKSTSALLKMVHNYSERLTQKTFVIRAEDDHWLTDEAVSSLLHDTYSNLRPVIRLIRTSESEAGKIGHINFFRSYNRKLWAIILNEWMHGKQSD
- a CDS encoding HD domain-containing protein: MENNLIENTAEFVKEQLKGAEAGHDWFHIERVWKLARKIAQDENCNHEVVELSALLHDIADPKFHNGDENLALQVSRTFLESQDASEDLIQQVLFVIKNISFKNRNDVPKDLPLELKIVQDADRIDAIGAIGVARTFNFGGFKNNLMYHPDLKPRLDMSKEEYKKSDGTTINHFYEKLLLLKDMMNTRKGKEIAEERHNFMLKFLDQFYREWNVD
- a CDS encoding DUF72 domain-containing protein, whose translation is MKFGKVADPSHIDFTLPPDHPATEIVLRRNENGLENISIGCAKWNRTDLKGFYPKGTKDELRYYATQFNSIELNATFYGMPTPEQILTWKDKTPEHFKFFPKITNTISHFRRLIDVTDAVTQFATAVAHFEEKLGMVFLQLHDNFQPKDYNRLEKFVRDWPEEIPVAIELRNAEWFSDEAVFNKTCELFEDHNITNIIVDTPGRRDMLHMRLTTPNAFIRYVATDSQHDYKRLDAWLAHLAHWKQQGLRNLCFFVHQDIGSFDFLSAHFIKRMNDTWKTSIHIPQMAAESTGTLF